ACAGAtaataaaaggggggttgtgcttgtctgaaacaaatagtaagaacttaataagtaatcaataatcgctagagttgcaaattaatctccaaagttacaaagtaaaactagaataatagtgtctaacccccaaaaacgaggtttacatgtcctatttatagaaaactaatcctaaataaaaatggaaacaaattaaggaaagttttgttcaggtacgcgtcttcaatccacgagaccgacttacgaaccgtcaatggatctatggtccgtaagtcccttccgtcactcgggacatagaaaatatttcagcttccaaaaatcagcttctctgaagcaaacgacggatcagcagtacggaccgtagatcgacctacggtccgtcaatccccttcgtagctccatacttagaatcttcaaaaatcaggtactggaaccctcgcagtatcactctacggatcaacagtacggtccgtagatcaatctagggaccgtcaatgggcaccgtggttccacacttggtcaaatttccctgatttgtcctcaataccatgcctgctgatctacggtcataacctacggaccgtgaatggacctacggtccgtagatcacctccgtaaaTGCCCTATTTCTGCATTTTCTTCAGCTGTCTTTAAACTTCCGCTCCTGAatacctttcctgcaaaacatgataaaaacacataaaaaccaatataaaaaggccctagacacacacaacttgtaagtgaaatgtattagaaataccgtaaactcacggtatatcattCTCTTAAGCTAGAAATTCATGATTCTTACCTTGGCATGTAGGACAACCTTTTCCGTTatgggagacaccgggggatcatgttatagctcacatggtctctgtGTCGATTATGGCTAATTCCCCACaaaaataatgaactaaggttacttcaagaagtatttcatatgtgtccaaaggttttaaagatgttatcttgcattgaccatgttttacgacttatgttttctaaccttcttatattatgttttagcttggtcaattgcatgtcatgaaatgccctcttttagcatgatttaaatgttttatgcatgggtATCATACTTGGTACTTTGTTTTGTACTAaagcatactcttgcctacatttacGTCTGACAGTTAGGTTTCTCAGTTTTGTTTCTAGTGATTGGTTACGAGATTTCCGAGCTTGGGTGGGTCCTCATGCTTTGAGGATGGATATTCATTGTTTTAGTTCTTCTGATATATCAatttttggacatgatgtatggacTAGgcctaatttcattttattttattagatggctattgagAAAAAATGTTTAGACTTCCGACTTACTTCTATTAAACTTTGGACATGAAATGTTGTTTTACTTCTGTTGTTCTATttattatgttatgaatgctaaatGTCTTGTATAGGGTCTttcggggtcctatacgccatgttacatctagggttaCCTGGGTCATAACAAACTTTGTATtcaaagcacaaggtttagaatggttttaggatgtctcataaaccacgtcaagtagagtcttgtttatgagtgtgaagtgtgccacatttatgaattaGAGGCTACAAGAtatttaggaaactccacttttttctttacactaaagtcgtgcgatagattttaactctataagctctctctcctaatccttacctTATGGCTCTAAATGATATGATTACTCGAAGAGCTTATGCTTgaaggaatgtgagggagaatgAGGAACAAGAAGCTCTTCCATAAGCTCCTCAAGTTTCGGTCGATCCGTTGGTCAAAAAAGTTACTAATGTGTAGTTTAGGGCTGCTTTTCAAGTATTGGCTCAAGCCGTGACGACCCAATCCAATATGGAGGTTACGgctcccgtgaacccaaatgtgggtaagGCGGAATCTAGAGTGAGGGgcttcactaggatgaatccttcGGAGTTttatggttctaaggttgaggtagatcctcaagagttcattgatgaagtttATAAGGTCTTGATAATCATGGGATTGACGCTGGTGGAAAAGATGGAGTTGACAGCTTATCAACTAAAAGGTGTTTCTTAAACTTGGTTCAACCAAAGGAAAGAAGCGAGACTGGAagatgcgggtcctcttgattgggaaaagttGAAGCATACTTTTCTTGATAGTTTCTAGCCCCTTGAGATAAGGGAAGTaaaggtgcttgagttcatcaaccttcatcaaggaaGTATGACTGTGAgggaatatgctttgaagttcacacaactatcTAAATATTCTCCAACAATGGTTTCCGATTGTTGGGCAAGGATAAGTGTTCGTTTTGGGTGTGTCAGAAATGGTGGGTAAAGAGTGTCGTACCGCCATGCTCATTAATGACATAGGCATTTGTCATCTCATGGTACATGCACAACAGATCAAAGAGGACAAACTTAAGGAAAGATCTCTAAAGACAAAGAGAGCCAAAACCGATGATGGAAATTTCACTCATGTAGGTAagatggacatggtcgtcctAGGTTTCAACAAAGGTTTTCCGATCAAGGTTTCTCCAATGTTCCTCCTAAGTtaaacaaagatagggtgtctaaccctaaggcTCAAGGAGGGAATGGTAATTGATCTTCATTGCCTATGTCTACTTGTGTTAGATGTGGAAAGAAGCATGAGGGTAATTGCCTAGCTGGCACAGATGGTTGCTTCAGTTGTGATTAAAGTGGTCATAAGATGAGGGATTGCCCAATGCTTATGATAAAGAGAAGAGAGGGAAACAAAGATCCTCCTAGTGATTCGGGTTCCAACAGTAACAACCCCGAAAATTAGTACGCTACACTAGAGTCTCAATGTGTGGGTTGGTATGACTTCAAGTTGGTGTCTAGGTTGAATTAGAGCTAATGTAAGGTTTTATGTAACTTCCAGAGATGTTTAAGACTAAACTAAAGCTAAAATGAAGGAGGCAAACACCTAGGATGAAGGTAAGGACCTAAACTACTTAGGAAGGTTGAAGGAGAACTTGTTCATTTTTGGACTTAGTTGGTGATTGGGCAGCATGGTCGCCCAAGTAACTTGGCGATGCCCCAAAGTTCACTTGGGATCGCCTAGTGAGTTGTTCCATTTGGCCAATAttctggaacaaagggcgagATAGGTCATGGATTGCCAATTGGGTTCGCGATTCACCAATTGACCTCCCCATCGCCTTGTGAGCTGCCCATTTGGGGAGCTTAGTGGAATTTTGGACGAGCCATGGGctcattaggcgagtcgcctaGTGCCTTTGGCAAGGCAAGGGTGCCAAAGGGCGAGCTCCAGCGTGAGGAAGGTCAGTTTTTGTAGTTAAGTAAAGGTTTTTAAGTATTCTTTCAAAAACTTGAACCTACACTTTCCCACACTTTTCctaataagtatatataatttttaaggtTAAATTCCTTCAATTTAGTCTATCCCActtaataaaaagaagaaaccTAAGAACATCATCATTCTCTCAAAAATTCTCCCTCTAgacacaagaaaaagaagacattGGAGCTAGGGTCGCAAGAGTTTCAAGGTTCTTCCCCAAAATTCTTGGAGTCCCGTAGGCAAGGTATGGATGTTTTTCATTCTTGGCTAACCATCACCAAGAAGCCTCTTCAACTACGTTTTCAATTTCCCCAAATTTAGAGTTTTCAAATCTAgtcatgggtcttcttccaaaatGAATTCAATTGTTTAATTCACAAAAAGAATCCCAatttttctctcaaatattctctctaaaaacatgaagaagaagaagattcaacctACGGTTTCAAGCTAAGGTCTCAATTCCACCATCAAAGGCTATTATTTTGagtcaaggtatgatagttttgcgtccatggattcctttcatccatggagttcccaaattcttcTATTTGAAAAGGTTGAATTCCCCGATTAAGTTagagttttcttcaattatcatgggTTCTTATCATTactgatttaaatgattgaattttgATCTTGTATGCATGAATTCATGAAGTACTATGGTTTTTTGATGTTTCCCTGTGAACCCATATGATAcctatgttttcaagttatgaactatattttgtgggattttgatcttcaaggaagagttttatgaaattgagcaTGTATTACTagttttacatgaatttatgatgaaatccatactAATCCATGTTTTGTAAGAGTTGTTGATTGCAACTGGGTTTTGACCTGAAAGAGGTgaattatggacttatgcattttcttatgaattctatgcaaatgttttaagggtgctttgagagtagaGTACTAATGATGATGTTATGTTGTGAAAGGCTAATCTCATAAGCACATAataacatgatgtgaaaggttttctcacatagaaatgATTCTTAGGTTAAatggctttctcacctaattgaatcaaagagtaagagatatcctaatgaactagcttGGTTTGGTTGTCCAAGGGCACTTTTCCATGAGTAATGAGGTCAAGTAATAAATGACTattttgtgggatttatgcttagcactcaatggatattgaatatgaggtTAAAGCTCTCCTGAGTAGAGGTCAGGTTTCTTGTAGCAATCGCTttgtcccttaactatgtgcccccataggttgattagctagtggatccacttaagctagaagtttgaGGTTCAACCTTCGGTaagtagaacaacccttttAGGTGTGGGAGACTCCGGGGAATCATATTATAGCTCACATTGTCTcaatgtcggttaaggctaattccccacaagtaataacgaactaaggttacttaagGAGTATCacatatgagttcaaagattGTAAAGAAGAAGTtggcttgcattgaccatgatttatgacttatgttttataactctttcatattatgttttagcttggtcatttgCATGTCATGAactgaaatgtcccttttaccatgatttaaatatttttgtgaatgtctatcatacttggtacattgttttgtagtaacgcatactcttgcctacatttttcccatATGTAGGGTTCGATATTCGGGGTGCTCAGTTTCATGGCTAGAGGGTGATTTGATTTATTCCCGAGCTttgatgagtcctcatgctttgaggacggattttattgtttttacttctttcatttatttttctcttttggacatgatgtataggttgggcccaatttcattctattgtatttgATGGCTATGAAAAGACAAGAGTTTAGACTTCTGCTTTTCgtttctaaaatattttggacttggactattgtttcactcttattgttttatttcttatgttatgagagctaagtaggttgtatggagtccttcggagacctatacaccatgttacatctatgGGGTAcacttgggtcgtgacatgtcTCAACATCTGACTTATACACCACGTTACATCTATGGGGTACACTGGGGACGTGACATGTCTCAAcatctgatatgggcctacataatGGAGATTAAGCTTTGcattcttaccaaacctcattacacccttcatgggtgaaattttcaagtaaacccaatcacgaacatcaaactcaagatttcTTCTTCTTACATCAGCATATAACTTTTCCGACTTTAAGTCGTTATCAACCTTTCTCCAATAACTCAAACTTTCTCTATGGCCTCATGTACCATTTCGGCACCTAATAGGtaaacttcacccacctcaaactatcctataggagatctacacctcctaccatataatgcctcaaatggagccataccaatacacTAGTGATAGATATTGTTATAAGAAAACTCATTCAACTGTAAATGGTCAttccaattacccttaaaatcaatcacacaagctctcaacatgtattccaaagtttggatagtacactccacttgcccatcggtttggaGATGAAATGTCATACTAAGCTT
The DNA window shown above is from Solanum stenotomum isolate F172 chromosome 6, ASM1918654v1, whole genome shotgun sequence and carries:
- the LOC125868621 gene encoding uncharacterized protein LOC125868621 yields the protein MEVTAPVNPNVGKAESRVRGFTRMNPSEFYGSKVEVDPQEFIDEVYKVLIIMGLTLVEKMELTAYQLKEMVGKECRTAMLINDIGICHLMVHAQQIKEDKLKERSLKTKRAKTDDGNFTHVGKMDMVVLGFNKGFPIKVSPICGKKHEGNCLAGTDGCFSCD